In a genomic window of Rhinolophus ferrumequinum isolate MPI-CBG mRhiFer1 chromosome 2, mRhiFer1_v1.p, whole genome shotgun sequence:
- the WDR4 gene encoding tRNA (guanine-N(7)-)-methyltransferase non-catalytic subunit WDR4 isoform X2, translated as MCKSPPNPLSRPLPTGRTVVRRCTALTFTASEEKVLVADKSGDVYSFSVLEPHGCGKLELGHLSMLLDVAVSPDDRFVLTADRDEKIRVSWALAPHSIEAFCLGHTEFVSRICVVPEHPELLLSSSGDSTLRLWEYRHGRELHCCHLPSLQEPAEPWGDKRFAASRITYWGRQSCVALLCDCIPVVYIFQLDVPRQQLVYKQQLSFQHRVWDIAFEETQGLWVLQDCREAPLVLCRPEDGQWQSVPENATVKKVCAHLRGNWAMLEGSAGADDGFSSLYKATFDHMTTYLKKKEERLQQQQQKRRRDLPSGPNGQTKRVRAGQASRSCPS; from the exons ATGTGTAaatctccccccaaccccctgtcCAGGCCCCTCCCCACAGGCAG GACCGTGGTGAGGAGGTGCACGGCCCTGACGTTCACAGCCTCCGAGGAGAAGGTCTTGGTGGCAGACAAGTCTGGGGACGTTTACTCCTTTTCGGTGCTCGAGCCCCACGGCTGCGGCAAGCTTGAACTTGGGCACCTGTCCATGTTGCTGGACGTG GCCGTGAGTCCGGATGACCGCTTCGTCCTCACCGCTGACCGGGACGAGAAGATCCGggtgagctgggccctggcaccGCACAGCATCGAGGCCTTCTGCCTGGGGCACACCGA GTTTGTGAGCCGCATCTGTGTGGTGCCCGAACATCCCGAGCTGCTTCTGTCCTCGTCCGGG GATAGCACTCTGAGGCTCTGGGAATACAGACACGGCCGAGAGCTGCACTGCTGTCACCTGCCCAGCCTGCAGGAGCCGGCGGAGCCCTGGGGCGACAAG AGGTTTGCCGCATCTAGGATCACTTACTGGGGCCGGCAGAGCTGCGTGGCGCTGCTGTGTGACTG TATTCCTGTGGTCTACATCTTCCAGCTTGATGTCCCCAGACAGCAGCTGGTTTACAAGCAGCAGCTGTCCTTCCAGCACAGAGTGTGGGACATTGCTTTCGAGGAGACCCAGGGGCTGTGGGTGCTGCAGGACTGCCGGGAAGCCCCCCTGGTGCTCTGCAGGCCCGAGGATGGCCAGTGGCAG TCTGTTCCTGAAAATGCCACAGTGAAGAAAGTCTGCGCTCACCTTCGCGGGAACTGGGCCATGCTTGAAG GCTCTGCTGGCGCGGACGACGGCTTCAGCAGTCTCTACAAGGCCACCTTCGACCACATGACCACTTAcctgaagaagaaggaggagaggctgcagcagcagcagcagaagcgaCGCAGGGATCTGCCGTCCGGGCCCAACGGGCAGACCAAGAGGGTGAGGGCCGGCCAGGCGTCCCGCAGCTGCCCGTCCTAG
- the WDR4 gene encoding tRNA (guanine-N(7)-)-methyltransferase non-catalytic subunit WDR4 isoform X3: MLLDVAVSPDDRFVLTADRDEKIRVSWALAPHSIEAFCLGHTEFVSRICVVPEHPELLLSSSGDSTLRLWEYRHGRELHCCHLPSLQEPAEPWGDKRFAASRITYWGRQSCVALLCDCIPVVYIFQLDVPRQQLVYKQQLSFQHRVWDIAFEETQGLWVLQDCREAPLVLCRPEDGQWQSVPENATVKKVCAHLRGNWAMLEGSAGADDGFSSLYKATFDHMTTYLKKKEERLQQQQQKRRRDLPSGPNGQTKRVRAGQASRSCPS; encoded by the exons ATGTTGCTGGACGTG GCCGTGAGTCCGGATGACCGCTTCGTCCTCACCGCTGACCGGGACGAGAAGATCCGggtgagctgggccctggcaccGCACAGCATCGAGGCCTTCTGCCTGGGGCACACCGA GTTTGTGAGCCGCATCTGTGTGGTGCCCGAACATCCCGAGCTGCTTCTGTCCTCGTCCGGG GATAGCACTCTGAGGCTCTGGGAATACAGACACGGCCGAGAGCTGCACTGCTGTCACCTGCCCAGCCTGCAGGAGCCGGCGGAGCCCTGGGGCGACAAG AGGTTTGCCGCATCTAGGATCACTTACTGGGGCCGGCAGAGCTGCGTGGCGCTGCTGTGTGACTG TATTCCTGTGGTCTACATCTTCCAGCTTGATGTCCCCAGACAGCAGCTGGTTTACAAGCAGCAGCTGTCCTTCCAGCACAGAGTGTGGGACATTGCTTTCGAGGAGACCCAGGGGCTGTGGGTGCTGCAGGACTGCCGGGAAGCCCCCCTGGTGCTCTGCAGGCCCGAGGATGGCCAGTGGCAG TCTGTTCCTGAAAATGCCACAGTGAAGAAAGTCTGCGCTCACCTTCGCGGGAACTGGGCCATGCTTGAAG GCTCTGCTGGCGCGGACGACGGCTTCAGCAGTCTCTACAAGGCCACCTTCGACCACATGACCACTTAcctgaagaagaaggaggagaggctgcagcagcagcagcagaagcgaCGCAGGGATCTGCCGTCCGGGCCCAACGGGCAGACCAAGAGGGTGAGGGCCGGCCAGGCGTCCCGCAGCTGCCCGTCCTAG